From the genome of Pradoshia eiseniae:
TTTGCACAATTTCTTCCCAATTCTGCCCGATTTCCACATCCACGATGGCTTGTACCTCACGTTCCTTCAATTCGCTTCCGTAGGGAAGAATATCGAGCTGTTGAATTTGAAAGTCAAGCAGCTTAATTTTCTCTTTCCTGACGTCAATTTCCTTTTCGAAATGTGTCTTCAGGCTGACAGGCTGAAATTTTTTGGTCTTCTCCAGCTTCTTCAGCTCAAAGCGGAGCTGATCACATTCCTTCTTCAGGACAGCTTTTTTGGAGTTGAATTGGTCTAAGAGCTCAAG
Proteins encoded in this window:
- a CDS encoding YlqD family protein; amino-acid sequence: MKILQNVIVKQILTEKSKLELLDQFNSKKAVLKKECDQLRFELKKLEKTKKFQPVSLKTHFEKEIDVRKEKIKLLDFQIQQLDILPYGSELKEREVQAIVDVEIGQNWEEIVQTKTIIVKDGVVDEFK